In the Silene latifolia isolate original U9 population chromosome 1, ASM4854445v1, whole genome shotgun sequence genome, ATTCGAAAGAACTTCTGAATTCGAATCTAACTAAACATACCATTCCAGCCACCGGGTCTAGCGTGCTCAGCGTAAGCCTCATTCATGTCCGCTCTAGAGACCATACTATAATGTAACAAACACGACCGTTATAGTACTAAAAAGCTCAACATTCACACAGAAAACACATTTTTTGTAACAAACGAGACCGTTAGATTTGCAAGCATTACCTATCCCAGTTGTCAACAATGTCGTCGGTCGTTCTCCAACTATTCCCTACTTGAAAACCCCAAAGAGCCGGATGCATTCCCCCCCTAtcgaaagaaatagaaaaaaaaaaaaaagaatcaccAGTGACACATTATTGACACATACTGTTAAGATACCATTTTTTCGACTCATCTCGTATTACCCTTCACATAGTGAAAAGAAAATTGGTCGACGAGTATTCAACAGTGCTCTTGTCATCACAGGATACCTAACAGTTGGCTTTGATCCATCATTGTTGCAATTGTCGTACTTTAGGTAATCGATACCCTATAGAAATTCGATCATTAGTCATCATATAACAATTCCGACTCAAAAATGGCCTATTCATGATCTGTAGTGTGaaatatataatttaatttgtcataaatggGCAATTCCAAAGAATGATTATTAGTCACTCTTGACAAAAGGATGCAAATAATTTGTAGTGTGAACTATAtaatttaattgtcataaatgGGCAATTTCAAATCATATAACAATTCCGACTCAAGAGGGATAGATACCCAAGAGGCGAATGTATTTGCATCCTTCTGTTCATTCCCCAATGACCCCGGCATTTTGCCGCTACAAGTGTAGTACCTATCAAAGATGAAAACAATTCATTAATTCCGCATAAGAAACTACTTTATCCGATTCTTTGGAATTACCCCACGTTTTAAGatttgtgaggagtattttaatcaaatgggGCCAATTCTTAAGAATCGGTGGGAGTACATGATAAATTTGTGATTTGCTACAAATGTACCCTTGCTATGAACATAATCGGCAAGAGCTTTAATACCAGACGGAGAAGTTGATCGTTTGGCCATTAAATGACCCTGAAACATATCAACATAACATTTAGTTGGATTGGTTGGCAAATGATTAAACTATCTACAGATTTGGTATTGGGAAGTGGGAAGTATCAACTAGTTCATAGATTATATACGCGTACCGTGCTATTACGCTTTAATGCAGCCCAACAATCATCTGAGATAGCAAAGAACACACCGGTAAGGGATTAGGATACATCCGAGCAAATTGTCAGACTACAAACTAAACTTCAAAAAGTTAAGGATCATAAAACGGATTATAAGGAAATACAGGACGTACCTATGTTAACGTACTTATAACCAAGCTTAGAGAGACCAGTAGAGACCAGTGCATCAGCTGTCAATTAATGTGGATTCTAATCTCATCAGCACTTATTTTACTTGAATTACATTATTAAGAATAGATAGGGGTCGGAAATCTTACCGGTTTCTCTGACAATCTTTTCTGTTACATTACACTTGAAGTGATTCCAGCTATTCCATCTGATTCAATCAATAACTAAATAGATATAATTGATGTTGTTAAGTATCAAAGTCACCTTAATTATACCTTGATTCTAAGATTGTTGATAGAAAACATTACAACAATTATCCTGAATTTTAGTTTCTTAATTAATTCTTATACACTGAGTTTATACTGGTACATTAACTGGTGTTTCGATTAATATATGGTCTTATAAAAATAAAACCCTTATGTCGATCAAACATTCAAACCCAAAGACTCCTTCCCATTAGTAAACCGAAACGCTAGACATTCAGCACCATAAATTACGTATATAATCTAGTAAACAACGTATATAAAAGCGAAAGTACGTTTCTAAGTTCAGATAATGTATTATAAAGCTCGAGTTCTATACAATCAGTTGTATTATGGTTGTATAGTCTTGTTATTGTAAATTAATTGCCTTTTAAATCAAGGAAAGAGGGTTTCAGTTTCATGCACTTCGTATCAGAGTATCAGACTAGTTAGATTATATCACCATTTTTATATAAAACCGTCTCTAAGTCTTAACTCAGATTGACTCTCacacttaaaaaaaaaaagtggaaatAAAAGAAGATATGGTGTTAAATATAGAACTGTTTGTTTAATTAAAAATCTTATCCATAATACTTGAAATCAAAGAGTCATGACTCCTAACCTAAAAAAAAAGTCATGACTCCTAATCAGTGGCGCGTAGCTACCTTTATGAGCGAGGGGGTCTTGAGACCCCACAGTTTTTTTTAAATTTACCATATCGTATGCCAGTATATGTAcgattgtattttttttattacgtAAGAGCCTTTTATTTTATGGGTGGTTATTAAATTTACGTTAAGATCCCACTAATCAAATTTTCTAGTTACGCCACTGCTCCTAATacgaaaaaacaaaacaaaataaagaatgTATCTTCAATTTCTTATTCACGAATTCTTGTTTAAAACGGCGGTATCCGTCTTAGATAAGAAAACAATGACAGCCAAAAAAAAGAGCCAAAACGGAAATGATTTGAAAGAGAGTAGAGTTAGTTAGTTACCCCATGGGAGGAGTTTGGGCAAGGCCATTAGAAAGCAAAAATCTTCTGTATGAATCATGAGCAGCAGTAGCATTGCTGGTGTTGATGCCGTAATCAATcactaataacaaaaacaaacacaataagaatgcatatttataattatttCCCATGTTTAATTTGATATATATGCTACTAGTATAGTAGTATTCAATTTTTAAGTGACTTTTGTTATTGCTATAACATTTTGGTTCCTCACATAATCCCCCGTACTCTGTATTTATAGTTCCTTACCGGCTTAGCTTACCAGCTACGTCTCTTTATCATTTTTGTAGTCATCATAAGTTTCCGTATTAGGATAATGTTATATCTTCTCATCCTTAACCTCAATAAGTTTATCCATCACAAATTTGTAACGGGTTATagaaaaacaaaaatcaaaatgcATGTAGGGTACTCCGTAACAAATAACTTATCTTTATTTACCTATATGTTACTCtctttgtcccggtcatttgttgtccttttccattttggggtgtctcattcatttgttgtcctttctattttaagaatgaacttgatgagtaatttgatcatttacactcaatttgttccacttgtcatttagctaTTGGCCTTCTCTTCTTTCCTTGTTCTATGTGCCAaaaacaaaggacaacaaatgaccgggacaaagggaGTAATATTTAACCGATATACTCGTCACAAATAAAAATTTATACGTTAACCTATTTACTATGTCGTTAGAAAATTAGAATTTCTTAAAAACAAAACCAAACCATACGTAAAACCAAACCATACGTAATTACTAGAAGTAATAACCAAAAGAAATCACATGAACTATTGTGTATACAAAAAAGGATGTTTAACCTAgagagaaaaaaaggaaaaagtcgTCTCTAGGGTTTGCATTAATCGTAGTTCTTTCTTGATTTCTTGATTACAATGGTTAGGAAATCATCTAAATCTAATAATGCTAAGCATCCAAGCCCTAACAAGCATAAGAAATCAGCGAGTACAATTCAATTGGAAAAGGAAAAAGTAATAGGAAAGCCAGATGTGGATGAAGCAGGGAAAACGAAGAGTGTGAATGAAATTCAAGGGCTTCCTCCATATGATATAAATGAGATACTGGTGGAGACTGAAGAGGAGAGTTCTGAACCTGAAAACGCAGGAAAGGAAACAGATGATGAGGGTGAATGGTTCCAAAGGCATGGAAAAAGAATTATTCAAATGGTTGATGAAGAACCAGAGGAGATATTACAATTGACAGAGGATGATGTTAAAGATGAAATTACCTATTGGAATCAGGCAGTGTATGGTTTTATTGTGGGCGCCAATCCACCATGGCAGATCCTTGAGGGGTTCCTGAAAAGAATATGGAGTAAGTACTCAATAGACAAAATTTCATTCTTACCCAATGGTGTATTTTTGGCTAGATTTCAAACAGAAGAGATGAAACAGACAGTGTTAAACAGTGGATATTTTCTCTTTGATAATAAACCACTTATCATCAAACCTTGGCAACCTGACATTGATTTAGAAAAGGAAGAGGTTAAATGTGTACCTGCTTGGATAAGGCTACAAGGCCTGCCTTTGAAGTTCTGGGGCAACAGCCTTCCCAAAATTGCAAATCTGGTTGGGAAATACGTGAAGAGTGACACAGCTACACAGACAAATACTCGATTAGGGTTTGCAAGAGTAATGGTAGAGTTAAAAATTGGCCAGAAATTTCCTCACAAACTTCAGTTTCttgatgaaaaacaaaaaatgaACCACATTTCTGTTGATTATGAATGGAAACCTAGTGTTTGCAACAAATGTAAACATATAGGGCATGAGCAAGATAAATGCAGGAACGGTAAGAAGAGTGTGACTAAACCTGTTCAGAGGGTTTGGAGACCTGTTCAAAGACCTCTACAGGTGACAACAGTCAGACCTGCAATTACAGAA is a window encoding:
- the LOC141598994 gene encoding alpha-galactosidase 1-like — encoded protein: MGNNYKYAFLLCLFLLLVIDYGINTSNATAAHDSYRRFLLSNGLAQTPPMGWNSWNHFKCNVTEKIVRETADALVSTGLSKLGYKYVNIDDCWAALKRNSTGHLMAKRSTSPSGIKALADYVHSKGTFVANHKFIMYYTCSGKMPGSLGNEQKDANTFASWGIDYLKYDNCNNDGSKPTVRYPVMTRALLNTRRPIFFSLCEGGGMHPALWGFQVGNSWRTTDDIVDNWDSMVSRADMNEAYAEHARPGGWNDSDMLEVGNGGMTKDEYIVHFSLWAISKAPLLIGCDVRNMTKENMEIIGNKEVIQVNQDPLGVQAKKVKKDGVREVWAWPLTHYRVAVVLVNRGTHTHHVTAHWDDIGIPQGSVVQARDLWEHKTLNEKFVGNLTATLEPHTSKMYILKPIA